In Chaetodon trifascialis isolate fChaTrf1 chromosome 8, fChaTrf1.hap1, whole genome shotgun sequence, the DNA window ACTCTGGAGCCCTTATACAAactaaaaacaacaagcaaaatTGTGAAACTGTTAGTTGCTGCACAGTGGGCCGAGTATTGTAATCCACATTTAGAAATCCCACATTACTCAACGGCATCTCAGCTTCCCTATGTGGGTTAAGTTACAAATGGCATCATTTAAAATCATGCTGTAAACACTGAGTTATCGTTTTCAAGCAAACATCATGGTCACGGTTACATTTTAGAGCAAAAACCCAGTGACTTGTTTACCCCTTGTCCTTTTTCTGAGCGATAACCTGCTGAGAAATAAACTGAAGTAAATTCATGAACGCTTTAACAAAGCAATCAGATACTCAAGTGCAATGTTCCATATCACTCAAATAATGAGGAACAACAGGTGCAGAGCAGAGGGTGTCAAAACTCAGACACCCTTTGTTAAGGAAGACAGCGGTATCAGATCAGACATCTGATAATCAGACATTCAGGATATAGGCCATCCATTTCCTTGCCAGCTGACACGAGGAAGTGACAATAACCAGTTTACCCACAAACCTTTCCTTACTGGAGGTTACAGTGGCCTCAAGGCAAAAACTGCACAATGCCGGATTTCTTCGTGAACGCAATGCATATGCAATGAAACCGCGTGCTGGGGTCAATCTAAATGTGATGTGCCTTGCCagctgatggatggatgcaaTAAATACCATGTTTTACAAGGTGTGGTCCTTTTCTGCATAtttaaaaatcatgtttttttttctcttccctgtGTTCTGGTTCAGATACTGAATGCAaacagatgcaaaacaaaagaaaatacaaaacaaagaaaatacagaaatatattGCATGAACGGtcaaatactgttttttttttttaatacttgccATGTCAACTGCGATTTTAGTTTTGGATCTTTACAGATGGATAGaccaaataaaataacactgagAGGCAAAATGCAGCAAAATAATCTAACAGATCACAAAGGGAATACAGTCACACTCCTGTCAAGGAGGAAACGTTGGACAGTATTCCTGCTTGGACCTGCCTCAACATATAGAGGCATTTCCTACAGGACGTCAGGTTGCCACACAGCCTCAGGCAGCGAGGATGAAGCAATGCCACAGGTGCCCTTTTGACCAGGCATTTTTGTGGTTATCACATTTGAGACGCAATCCCTGAGAGCAATACTACTGCCGTGCATTTGCGCGTCTGTCTGGCACTTCAGGTCGCAGCTATGACTTTAAATTAGAGCGTCAAACTGACCACGAGACGCATCCTTTGGTGTCATCATGTGAGTCCCTAGCTAGCAAAAGCAGATCGGTGCTAATAAGTTTCATAAAGCGACTTCACTCGTAACTGAGTTGCTAAATCGCATGAATTCCTCACCTATCTCGCACTGACTGTAGACAATCCATTTATCGATACAGACGCtgccatttgttttcatttatgtcaGCCCCTTCAAAACATCCGCAAATTGTTATTATACGCTAGTCTTAGCATACACTGCAGACCCGGACAAACTTGTCTCACTCACAAAGCGACTTCTGACTGTTATGAAACAGTTAGCATAATCACTCGCTAACTGTCTACCGACGCTACGTTTTCCACCGCGTGAAGATAATCTGCAGCACGTGCAACCATGGCCCGCAGGTATAACGTGCGTCTAGTACAGTAACGTTACAACATATGGCGTATTTTCTCCGTATGTAGGTCGTGTGATATTCAATAATTTTATCTCACACAACTGGGAATGACTTACCCAGAGTTAGAGGCGCATGTTGCCTTGATGGAGTGGATCCTGAGCTTGTTAGCGACGTCTTTCAGCGCCTGCAGGGTTTTTTCATCGGGCTTGTGGTAGCTAGTCATGGTTCCTGGATAACTTTTTGAAAATTATTGGTATATTGGTATATTTTGGTTATTTCAGTCGCGCAGCAGCTTCCAGGTGTCTTCAGTTCAATGCTGCGCCACGCTATTGCTAGCCGCCCGATGAAAGTacagcggaggaggaggaacgaGACACAGGACGGGGACTTATGTCTTGTCTGACAGCCACTCCCACCTCACCCAGTCATTGGATGGAACAGTGGCGGTGCAAGTTGCGCAGGAGATGCCGCTTTCACAAATGCTGTTGGGCTCATAAAAAGGTATAGATTCGACGTCACTTCTTATCATTTCTTTCTTGAATGAGCAAATCACCTGTATATGGACATAAGCCATTAAACACGATTATCattgcgggggggggggggggggggggggcacaatATAGAGAACTGCATGCATCTTTATGaatttaatgtgaaattatgGGGGAATACAATGAGATAATTTTCACCCAGCATTTTTAAGACTTGTAAAATATGCAGTCTTTTCAGTGCGGTGGACACTTGACTTTCTGCTTGTGGGAACAGTGTGATGATGAGATGTGGAGAAATTATTAACAACTTCAGATTACTACTATTAGTCAGACACAGCTGCATTATATAATGCAGTGTGCATACTTTGTACTCAGGTGAACAGTATAACCCCGTGTGCTGTACATATGGTGATTTTCCATTCAGATACAGTATATGTGACTGTTCCTTTAAGGTTGCAGCTGGATGACAGCCAACAAGGAAATGGTAGCAGATTTTGCCCTCTCATCCTAGCTCAGGGAAACACAGCCCAGTTTGGTCAGCTTGGACAGAAGGTTCATATATTCCCTCATTTATTATTCCTTAGTCACTTACACGTTGCTTTTTAATTTCACCTGGTTATCTGCATTTGTACACATCAATGAACgcatcagaaacatgttttcaaacTTTTATGGTTGAAGAAATAGATAAGCTTCAATAACTGGGTGTGTAAGAACATGACACAGGTAACCCTAATGTACAAATGTATGGATGATACAGAGTGCATTATACAAGAAATCAAAATGTACGTTAGTTTTCATATaccatgacacacacacctatacacACCAGTCCTGTGTTTTCAAGGAAGTCAAACACTTCCTCATTTTGTCCATCATTACAAATCTCATGGGTCAGATATTTCCTCCTCTTTAAGTTCCTGAAATGACACACATGCCATTAGACCTACTTGCAAAGGTTGGTGTGATTGTGCAACAAAGAGAATTATGATGTTTCTTAACTTTACCTGGATTCTTTCCTTggcctctgtcctctcctcaggGGACACAGGATCTTTGTCAAGTCGCTCCAGCCGTGGCAGGAGAATCAGTACGCTCAGTCGGTAGTCTGTCGTTTCCACCAGAGGATTCTCAGAAATGACCAAAGCTCGTAGACTTTTTGACACGAGCCCGAGGCATCGCAGGGCATTCTCATCCAAGATGGCATTGCCTCtaagggagagacagaagtgtATGGGATATGTAATCTGGGGTAtatcattgtattttattttgatgatgatgattggaACCACCATTGTGGCTCTCATCTGTCCTTTTGTGATACAACTGTATACCTGACATTGAGGTATTGCAGACACTTCATGTTGGGGCTGAGGCCATCCAGGCTATCGAGCTGGTTGTCTCGAAGGTGAAGGGTGGTGAGACGCTCTAACCTCTCCAAACCCTCTAGACGTTTGATAGCGTTTTGGGCCTGAACAGAGCACAAGAACAGTCACAGGCAGTCTGTTCTCTGGGTCTTATCATGGGTATTAAGGCTGACGATAATGGATAGTGCTATTAATCAGATCATAGTACTTTTATTACCAGATATAACCGCTGCAGGTTGGGAAGGTTGATGCCATCAGTGGTTTCCAGGTGGTTTCCCCTTAGCTCCAAAGTAACCAGGTTGGCAAAACAGCCACACTGAAGACCATTCACTCTCTGAATACTGTTACCTGCCAGAGAGGTTCCAAAATGTCAAGTCAGTGCCTTTCCAAATATATACATCAGGCACCAGATATTTGATTAAAATCAAAAAGATTTTGTTATATGGAAGACTGAAAGTGATAATATTCCTCATTTGACTGACCTCACTTTCAGAAACTTTGCACACAGCAGAAGCATCACTTATCATTACAAAAAACCAACAGACCAACCTGTAAGATTGAGACTCTCCAAGGCGGGCCCGACCAGACCATCCAAGTCTGTGAGCCGGTTCCCTGCCATACTTAGCCACTGCAGGTAGG includes these proteins:
- the lrrc23 gene encoding leucine-rich repeat-containing protein 23, whose protein sequence is MSDLDEDAVLSDVEGEEELHQGVGEDEKVQVCHLTQETISQGLSLLCRTGNGLGHAFIKLDLKNRRLNDISTISDYIHLRFLDVSNNHLSDLAPLASLTQLLWLKADNNAVACFKGQPFAQLTYLQWLSMAGNRLTDLDGLVGPALESLNLTGNSIQRVNGLQCGCFANLVTLELRGNHLETTDGINLPNLQRLYLAQNAIKRLEGLERLERLTTLHLRDNQLDSLDGLSPNMKCLQYLNVRGNAILDENALRCLGLVSKSLRALVISENPLVETTDYRLSVLILLPRLERLDKDPVSPEERTEAKERIQELKEEEISDP